From Saccharothrix espanaensis DSM 44229, the proteins below share one genomic window:
- a CDS encoding NYN domain-containing protein — MGEGARIGVFYDGTWFAYLSDFYATEHPRAARIALDGFHDSLRWYVHTETGLPLDVCTVEEAHYVRGRIDTPATSFDAALAVAGIVRHDLPLHGGKEKGVDVHFALEVWERATTARLQWVVLVTGDSDFTPLATRLTARGIRVVVPVVDIRSSPLPPAWTPRTAAPLRAAASRTPGFDALFAPADRADYPLRPPFVRSAGVAASAVGSPRGRRRGTVTGWRAGQPHGFITDTRGGSWFVSSDDLPDGRSALATGTPVSFTGSPTPNPGRKYPRAYSVQPEPADRRA; from the coding sequence GTGGGGGAAGGCGCGCGCATCGGGGTGTTCTACGACGGGACGTGGTTCGCCTACCTGAGCGATTTCTACGCCACCGAGCACCCACGGGCGGCACGGATCGCGTTGGACGGGTTCCACGACTCGCTGCGCTGGTACGTCCACACCGAGACGGGGCTGCCGCTCGACGTCTGCACCGTGGAAGAGGCGCACTACGTCCGTGGGCGGATCGACACGCCCGCCACGTCGTTCGACGCCGCGCTCGCGGTGGCCGGGATCGTCCGGCACGACCTCCCGCTGCACGGCGGCAAGGAGAAGGGCGTCGACGTCCACTTCGCGCTCGAAGTCTGGGAGCGCGCCACCACCGCGCGGTTGCAGTGGGTGGTGCTGGTCACCGGCGACTCGGACTTCACCCCGCTGGCCACCCGGCTGACGGCGCGCGGCATCCGGGTGGTCGTTCCGGTGGTGGACATCCGTTCGTCGCCGCTCCCGCCCGCGTGGACGCCGCGCACCGCCGCGCCGCTGCGGGCCGCTGCCAGTCGGACGCCGGGGTTCGACGCGCTGTTCGCGCCCGCCGACCGTGCCGACTACCCGCTGCGGCCGCCGTTCGTCCGCTCCGCCGGGGTGGCGGCGTCGGCGGTGGGCTCGCCGCGCGGACGCCGGCGCGGCACGGTGACCGGGTGGCGGGCCGGGCAGCCGCACGGGTTCATCACCGACACGCGCGGCGGGTCGTGGTTCGTCTCCAGCGACGACCTGCCGGACGGCCGTTCGGCGCTGGCCACCGGCACGCCGGTGTCGTTCACCGGCTCGCCGACGCCGAACCCGGGCCGCAAGTACCCCCGGGCGTACTCGGTCCAGCCCGAACCGGCCGACCGGCGGGCGTGA
- a CDS encoding DUF899 domain-containing protein, which produces MSLPEIVSRSDWLAARIQLLAQEKALTKARDRLNAERRRLPMVRVDKPYAFVGPDGEVGLLDLFEGRSQLVLHHFMWTYDIDAEGREHPRDVACSSCSTTADGIAGLTQLHVRDTTLVAVSRGPYDKIAAFRERMGWNFPWYSSAGSDFNHDFHATVDERSAPVLLNYRTEAELAEAGTPWSAARRGDYPGLSAFLRDGDTVYHTYSTFARGIESAVGVSHYLDLTALGRQEPWEEPKGRAVPLGLHAGGPEIRLPDEY; this is translated from the coding sequence ATGTCCCTGCCCGAGATCGTGTCCCGTTCCGACTGGCTCGCCGCCCGCATCCAGCTGCTGGCCCAGGAGAAGGCCCTCACCAAGGCGCGCGACCGGCTCAACGCCGAGCGCCGCCGGCTGCCCATGGTCCGGGTCGACAAGCCCTACGCGTTCGTCGGGCCGGACGGCGAGGTCGGCCTGCTCGACCTGTTCGAGGGCCGGTCGCAGCTCGTGCTGCACCACTTCATGTGGACCTACGACATCGACGCCGAAGGGCGTGAACACCCCCGTGACGTCGCCTGTTCGAGCTGCTCGACGACCGCGGACGGCATCGCCGGCCTGACCCAGCTCCACGTCCGCGACACCACGCTGGTCGCCGTCTCGCGCGGGCCGTACGACAAGATCGCCGCGTTCCGCGAGCGGATGGGGTGGAACTTCCCCTGGTACTCCTCCGCCGGCAGCGACTTCAACCACGACTTCCACGCCACCGTGGACGAGAGGTCCGCACCGGTCCTGCTCAACTACCGCACCGAGGCCGAACTGGCGGAAGCCGGCACGCCGTGGTCGGCGGCCCGGCGCGGCGACTACCCCGGCCTGAGCGCCTTCCTCCGTGACGGCGACACCGTCTACCACACGTACTCGACGTTCGCCCGGGGCATCGAATCGGCCGTCGGCGTGAGCCACTACCTCGACCTGACCGCCCTCGGCCGCCAGGAACCGTGGGAGGAGCCGAAGGGACGCGCCGTCCCGCTCGGCCTCCACGCCGGCGGCCCGGAGATCCGGCTCCCCGACGAGTACTGA
- a CDS encoding DUF4235 domain-containing protein gives MSLIRVLYKPLGPLLGVAGGLVAGRLSGHLWKLVSGDDEPPAANRKDRGWGEVLFAATLQGAVFGLVKAAVDRGGATLFDKVTGEWPGDTGDDDKS, from the coding sequence ATGAGCCTGATCCGGGTGCTGTACAAACCGCTGGGCCCGCTGCTCGGCGTGGCCGGCGGTCTGGTGGCCGGCCGGCTGTCCGGGCACCTGTGGAAGCTGGTCAGCGGCGACGACGAGCCGCCGGCCGCGAACCGCAAGGACCGGGGCTGGGGCGAGGTGCTGTTCGCGGCGACCCTCCAAGGCGCGGTGTTCGGCCTGGTGAAGGCCGCCGTGGACCGAGGTGGGGCGACCCTGTTCGACAAGGTGACCGGCGAGTGGCCGGGGGACACCGGGGACGACGACAAGTCCTGA
- a CDS encoding RICIN domain-containing protein, producing the protein MLRKLWTMVAVAVFSAVIPAGTALADDEVVYIVSRANNRCLDATAQWNGVNGTPIQLWDCYPPTQYNQMWRIHWVSDYEFQLIGVASGRCLDATGMGTAAGTRLQLWDCLGPNQRNQIWKSLSTNTPGYRWIMGQHSAKVVDAVANQTGSNGTPVQLWHLIGDETQTNQRWAFKRPGDF; encoded by the coding sequence GTGCTCAGGAAACTGTGGACCATGGTCGCGGTGGCCGTATTCAGCGCGGTGATACCGGCGGGCACCGCACTCGCCGATGATGAAGTCGTGTACATCGTGAGCCGCGCCAACAACCGGTGCCTGGACGCCACCGCGCAATGGAACGGGGTGAACGGCACGCCGATCCAGCTCTGGGACTGCTACCCACCGACCCAGTACAACCAGATGTGGCGGATCCACTGGGTCTCCGACTACGAGTTCCAGCTGATCGGCGTCGCCAGCGGCCGGTGCCTCGACGCGACCGGCATGGGCACCGCCGCCGGCACCCGGCTGCAACTGTGGGACTGCCTCGGCCCGAACCAGCGCAACCAGATCTGGAAGTCGTTGTCCACCAACACACCCGGCTACCGGTGGATCATGGGGCAGCACTCGGCCAAGGTCGTGGACGCGGTCGCCAACCAGACCGGCTCCAACGGCACCCCGGTGCAGCTCTGGCACCTGATCGGCGACGAGACGCAGACCAACCAGCGGTGGGCCTTCAAGCGTCCCGGCGACTTCTGA
- a CDS encoding winged helix-turn-helix transcriptional regulator produces MRKDVRSTCPVNLSLEVFGDRWTLLVLRDVVFGGARHFRELLGGPERISSNILTDRLAALVEHGLLTRAGDPSHKQKVVYSLTERAIQLVPVLVQISAWGARHLPVAEQYAARTGVLVAGGPPLWEVFMDELREDHLGTRLAPAPAGPTVRERMEAAYQAVLDRAGRGPGPCR; encoded by the coding sequence GTGCGCAAGGACGTCCGGTCGACGTGCCCGGTCAACCTGTCGCTGGAGGTCTTCGGCGACCGCTGGACCCTGCTGGTGCTCCGGGACGTCGTCTTCGGGGGTGCCCGGCACTTCCGCGAACTGCTCGGCGGGCCGGAGCGGATCTCCTCGAACATCCTCACCGACCGGCTGGCCGCGCTGGTCGAGCACGGGCTGCTGACCCGGGCCGGCGACCCGTCGCACAAGCAGAAGGTCGTCTACAGCCTGACCGAGCGGGCGATCCAGCTGGTGCCGGTACTCGTCCAGATCAGCGCGTGGGGCGCGCGGCACCTCCCGGTGGCCGAGCAGTACGCCGCGCGCACGGGCGTGCTCGTCGCCGGCGGCCCGCCGCTGTGGGAGGTGTTCATGGACGAACTGCGGGAAGACCACCTCGGCACGCGGCTGGCGCCCGCGCCGGCCGGCCCGACCGTCAGGGAGCGGATGGAGGCCGCGTACCAGGCGGTGCTGGATCGTGCCGGA
- a CDS encoding glycosyltransferase: MRVLFASLASVGHTYPLIPLAIAARDAGHEVHFAAGEDVHGPLAAHGLRPFRPADSFYEIYAEDLAPELARLRPDLVVHEWGLPGAADAARAAGIPGLWHGFGRMFPAGIGLERPAPGRPHLDICPPSLQDPDFLATAERIPLRPVAFCEPGALPERGGPPLVYLTLGTAFGTPEVLATAIRGLAALGAQVVVATGRVPVEQVGPVPGNVILRPWVPQADLWPHVDVVVHHGGSGTTLGALAAGVPQLFLPQGADQFANADAVCVAGAGLRLLGDELSADAVADHVRALRRGYRDAARAIAEEIARMPSPDEVARALPDLA; encoded by the coding sequence ATGCGCGTGCTCTTCGCCAGTCTCGCCTCGGTCGGCCACACCTACCCGTTGATCCCGCTCGCGATCGCCGCCCGCGACGCCGGGCACGAGGTGCACTTCGCCGCCGGCGAGGACGTGCACGGGCCGTTGGCGGCGCACGGGCTGCGGCCCTTCCGCCCGGCGGACTCGTTCTACGAGATCTACGCCGAGGACCTCGCGCCGGAGCTGGCGCGGCTGCGGCCGGACCTGGTCGTGCACGAGTGGGGGCTGCCGGGTGCGGCCGACGCCGCCCGCGCCGCCGGGATCCCCGGTCTCTGGCACGGTTTCGGCCGGATGTTCCCGGCCGGCATCGGGCTGGAACGGCCCGCGCCGGGCCGCCCGCACCTCGACATCTGCCCGCCGTCGTTGCAGGACCCGGACTTCCTGGCGACCGCCGAACGGATCCCGCTGCGGCCGGTCGCGTTCTGCGAACCCGGCGCGCTGCCCGAGAGGGGCGGGCCGCCGCTGGTCTACCTGACGCTCGGCACCGCGTTCGGCACCCCTGAGGTCCTCGCCACGGCCATCCGGGGGCTGGCGGCGTTGGGCGCGCAGGTCGTGGTCGCGACCGGGCGAGTCCCGGTGGAACAGGTCGGGCCTGTGCCGGGCAACGTCATCCTTCGGCCCTGGGTGCCGCAAGCGGACCTGTGGCCGCACGTCGACGTGGTGGTGCACCACGGCGGCAGCGGCACGACGTTGGGTGCGCTCGCCGCCGGCGTGCCGCAGTTGTTCCTGCCGCAGGGAGCCGACCAGTTCGCCAACGCCGACGCGGTCTGCGTGGCGGGTGCCGGGCTTCGCCTGCTCGGCGACGAACTGAGCGCGGACGCCGTCGCCGACCACGTGCGGGCCCTCCGGCGCGGGTACCGGGACGCGGCGCGCGCGATCGCCGAGGAGATCGCCCGCATGCCGTCACCGGACGAGGTGGCCCGCGCCCTGCCGGACCTCGCCTAG
- a CDS encoding class I SAM-dependent DNA methyltransferase codes for MTDPETRAAYDAVAALYAELFSDVLETLPLERALLGAFAELVRVHDAGPIADIGCGPGHVTAHLHGLGASTFGIDLSPEMVALARQAHPGLRFDVGSMTALDLADGVLGGILASYSTIHTRPEHLPAVFAEFERVLAPGGHLLLGFFAGDDPLPREFDHKVAPAYRWSPDSLADLLRQAGFAEVGRLRREPFEHERQFHQAQLLVRKNP; via the coding sequence GTGACCGATCCCGAGACCAGGGCGGCTTACGACGCCGTTGCCGCCCTCTACGCCGAACTGTTCAGCGACGTTCTGGAGACCTTGCCGTTGGAACGCGCGCTGCTGGGCGCGTTCGCCGAACTCGTGCGGGTCCACGACGCCGGGCCGATCGCCGACATCGGCTGCGGGCCCGGCCACGTGACCGCGCACCTGCACGGGCTCGGGGCGAGCACGTTCGGCATCGACCTCTCCCCGGAGATGGTCGCGCTGGCCCGGCAAGCCCATCCGGGCCTGCGGTTCGACGTGGGTTCGATGACCGCCCTGGACCTCGCCGACGGGGTCCTGGGCGGCATCCTCGCGTCCTACTCGACCATCCACACCCGACCGGAGCACCTGCCGGCCGTGTTCGCCGAGTTCGAGCGGGTGCTGGCACCGGGCGGCCACCTGCTGCTCGGGTTCTTCGCCGGCGACGACCCGCTGCCGCGGGAGTTCGACCACAAGGTCGCGCCCGCCTACCGGTGGTCCCCGGACAGCCTCGCGGACCTGTTGCGCCAAGCCGGGTTCGCCGAGGTCGGCCGGCTGCGGCGGGAGCCCTTCGAGCACGAGCGGCAGTTCCACCAGGCCCAGCTGCTGGTCCGCAAGAACCCCTGA
- a CDS encoding dihydrofolate reductase family protein: MSDVDTGKVVVNRAMSLDGFIAGRGHAMDWIGEHLTPDVFPEVMAATGAMLVGRGTYEVAKGMAPQDTAYDGGVQFVLTHQPPDEPDPTVTFLTCGIEEAVATARAAAGGKNLEILGADVAAQCLGRGLVDEILVYVLPVLLGDGVRFSPPSLDRVELEPFANTQSGAVTMLRFRVRKQS, encoded by the coding sequence ATGAGTGATGTGGACACCGGCAAGGTGGTCGTGAACAGGGCGATGTCGCTCGACGGCTTCATCGCCGGTCGCGGCCACGCGATGGACTGGATCGGCGAGCACCTCACCCCGGACGTGTTCCCGGAGGTCATGGCGGCCACGGGCGCGATGCTCGTGGGTCGGGGCACCTACGAGGTCGCCAAGGGCATGGCCCCGCAGGACACCGCTTACGACGGCGGGGTGCAGTTCGTCCTCACCCACCAACCGCCCGACGAACCGGACCCCACCGTCACGTTCCTCACCTGTGGCATCGAGGAAGCCGTCGCCACCGCCCGCGCCGCCGCGGGCGGCAAGAACCTGGAGATCCTCGGCGCGGACGTGGCCGCCCAGTGCCTGGGACGCGGTCTCGTGGACGAGATCCTGGTGTACGTCCTGCCGGTGCTGCTCGGCGACGGCGTCCGCTTCTCGCCCCCCAGCCTCGACCGGGTCGAGCTGGAACCGTTCGCCAACACCCAGTCCGGTGCCGTCACGATGCTCCGCTTCCGCGTGCGCAAGCAGTCGTAG
- a CDS encoding DUF3618 domain-containing protein, with amino-acid sequence MSGKDIPDDTAQLRADIEKTRRELGDTVEALAHKADVPARVKESVHDGVDKAKEAAGEAKTKAKEAAGEAKARAGQAVTRAAAETQLAADSLAHKATAAAAHAVESLPPPVQEKVVLVREQAGRRPAAVVGGLIAAVLLVTWLVRRGR; translated from the coding sequence ATGAGCGGCAAGGACATCCCCGACGACACCGCGCAGCTGCGCGCGGACATCGAGAAGACCCGCCGGGAGCTGGGCGACACGGTCGAAGCGCTGGCGCACAAGGCCGACGTGCCCGCCCGGGTCAAGGAGAGCGTGCACGACGGCGTCGACAAGGCGAAGGAAGCCGCCGGGGAGGCGAAGACGAAGGCGAAGGAAGCCGCCGGGGAGGCGAAGGCGCGGGCCGGTCAGGCCGTGACCCGGGCCGCCGCCGAGACGCAACTGGCCGCGGACTCGTTGGCGCACAAGGCAACCGCCGCCGCCGCACACGCCGTGGAGTCGCTGCCGCCGCCCGTGCAGGAGAAGGTCGTGCTGGTCCGGGAACAGGCGGGCCGACGTCCGGCGGCTGTGGTCGGCGGGCTCATCGCGGCGGTGCTGCTGGTGACGTGGCTGGTCAGGAGGGGCCGATGA
- a CDS encoding DMT family transporter, producing the protein MLSPSRAGLGWGLVGVAAFSFTVPFTRVVVGGGMSPLFVGSGRAVVAAVLAAGALAATRQRLPRGGQWARLAVVAGGVVVGFPLLTSFALTSASAGHSAVVIALLPAVTAVIAVLRGRERPPRSFWVMAAVGAAAAVVFASLRGDGIGGPHWSDLLLLGAVLAAGIGYAEGGLLARELGAWQTVSWALVLSAPLMAALAGFAVVRQPPTGTPGEWAAFGYLAVVSMFLGFFAWYRGLAIGPMAQVSQVQLVQPVMTICWAALLLGEQLTWSTALGGVAVIACAAVAVRARLGATQVGTGQGLPVDREG; encoded by the coding sequence GTGCTATCGCCGTCCCGGGCGGGTCTGGGATGGGGCCTGGTCGGGGTCGCGGCGTTCTCGTTCACCGTGCCGTTCACCCGGGTCGTCGTCGGCGGCGGGATGTCGCCGCTGTTCGTCGGCTCCGGCCGCGCGGTCGTCGCGGCGGTGCTCGCCGCCGGCGCGCTGGCGGCCACCCGGCAGCGCCTGCCCCGAGGGGGCCAGTGGGCCCGGCTCGCGGTGGTCGCCGGGGGAGTGGTCGTCGGGTTCCCGCTGCTGACCTCGTTCGCGCTCACCAGCGCGTCGGCGGGGCACAGCGCCGTCGTGATCGCGCTGCTGCCCGCGGTCACCGCCGTGATAGCGGTGCTGCGCGGGCGCGAACGCCCGCCGAGGTCGTTCTGGGTCATGGCGGCGGTGGGGGCGGCCGCCGCCGTCGTGTTCGCCTCGCTGCGGGGCGACGGGATCGGCGGCCCGCACTGGTCCGACCTGCTCCTGCTCGGCGCGGTCCTCGCCGCCGGGATCGGCTACGCGGAGGGCGGGCTGCTCGCCCGCGAACTCGGGGCGTGGCAGACGGTGTCGTGGGCGCTGGTGCTCTCCGCGCCGCTGATGGCCGCGTTGGCGGGCTTCGCGGTCGTCCGGCAGCCGCCGACCGGCACCCCGGGCGAGTGGGCCGCGTTCGGCTACCTCGCCGTGGTGAGCATGTTCCTGGGTTTCTTCGCCTGGTACCGCGGTCTCGCGATCGGGCCGATGGCGCAGGTGAGCCAAGTCCAGCTCGTCCAACCCGTGATGACGATCTGTTGGGCCGCGCTGCTGCTGGGCGAACAGCTCACGTGGTCGACCGCGCTCGGCGGTGTCGCGGTGATCGCCTGTGCCGCCGTCGCGGTCCGCGCGCGGCTCGGAGCGACTCAGGTCGGGACGGGTCAGGGACTCCCGGTGGACCGGGAGGGGTGA
- a CDS encoding amidohydrolase yields the protein MTAADLVILGATVHTMDPQRPLASAVAVRDGLVVAVGDDLPIGSRTEVVDGSGLVVTPGLVDSHQHPLHGVADAGGVDAAGLTTPVRLRDLLRRAADGLPPDGWVVVNGVEYPALPDRPRQFLDDAVAGRPAFLWLADSHTALMSTRALHLAGITGPIDFGDRSEIVVDEDGVPTGQLHEMSAVLHGYAAVPSPSTEHIARLAADLFADQAACGITAIHVPDSWAGTEAVLDALEAQGRLPLRVLRAPWMFPARIEETLDALRGARADDRAKLWRTGAVKFFLDGTIDGGSAWLGHPDCAGDGTRPMWTDLGRYRDAVRRAAALGLPSFTHAIGDRAVTEALDTYQAVGRPARGRHRVEHAELLADDDVTRFAGLDVVASMQPTHLDWTLPDHTDNWSERLGPDRCGHGWRCADIVRAGGRVALGSDWPVAGYDPRVVMAGARLRRPAAEHGRAPVGADQALTARQSLAGYTTWAAYGSGEEQVAGRIREGFRADLTVFRGDPLTVPAEELADLPVELTVVAGRVAHRAG from the coding sequence ATGACCGCCGCCGATTTGGTGATCCTCGGGGCCACCGTCCACACGATGGACCCGCAGCGGCCCCTCGCCAGTGCGGTCGCCGTCCGCGACGGGCTGGTCGTGGCCGTCGGCGACGACCTGCCGATCGGCTCGCGCACCGAGGTGGTCGACGGGTCCGGTCTGGTCGTCACGCCGGGCCTGGTCGACTCGCACCAGCACCCGCTGCACGGCGTCGCCGACGCCGGGGGCGTGGACGCGGCCGGGCTCACCACCCCGGTGCGACTGCGCGACCTGCTGCGCCGCGCCGCCGACGGGCTGCCGCCGGACGGCTGGGTGGTCGTGAACGGCGTCGAGTACCCGGCGCTGCCCGACCGGCCCCGGCAGTTCCTGGACGACGCGGTGGCGGGCCGGCCCGCGTTCCTGTGGCTCGCCGACTCCCACACCGCCCTGATGAGCACGCGGGCGTTGCACCTGGCCGGCATCACGGGGCCGATCGACTTCGGCGACCGCTCCGAGATCGTGGTGGACGAGGACGGCGTGCCCACCGGGCAGCTGCACGAGATGTCCGCCGTGCTGCACGGCTACGCGGCCGTCCCGAGCCCGTCCACCGAGCACATCGCCCGACTGGCCGCCGACCTGTTCGCCGACCAGGCCGCCTGCGGCATCACCGCGATCCACGTCCCCGACTCGTGGGCCGGCACCGAGGCCGTCCTCGACGCGCTGGAGGCGCAGGGCCGGCTGCCGCTGCGGGTGCTGCGCGCCCCGTGGATGTTCCCGGCCCGGATCGAGGAGACCCTCGACGCCCTGCGCGGCGCACGGGCCGACGACCGCGCCAAGCTGTGGCGGACGGGTGCGGTCAAGTTCTTCCTCGACGGCACCATCGACGGCGGCTCGGCCTGGCTGGGGCACCCGGACTGCGCCGGCGACGGCACCCGTCCGATGTGGACGGACCTGGGCCGGTACCGGGACGCGGTGCGCCGGGCCGCCGCGCTCGGCCTGCCCAGCTTCACCCACGCCATCGGCGACCGCGCGGTGACCGAGGCCCTGGACACCTACCAGGCCGTCGGCCGCCCGGCGCGCGGCCGGCACCGCGTCGAGCACGCCGAACTGCTCGCCGACGACGACGTCACCCGGTTCGCCGGCCTCGACGTCGTCGCCTCGATGCAGCCCACGCACCTGGACTGGACGCTGCCCGACCACACCGACAACTGGTCCGAGCGGCTGGGCCCGGACCGCTGCGGGCACGGCTGGCGGTGCGCCGACATCGTGCGCGCGGGCGGCCGCGTCGCGCTGGGCTCGGACTGGCCGGTCGCCGGCTACGACCCCCGGGTGGTGATGGCCGGGGCCCGGCTGCGCCGCCCCGCCGCCGAGCACGGTCGTGCGCCGGTCGGCGCGGACCAGGCGCTCACCGCGCGCCAGAGCCTGGCCGGCTACACCACGTGGGCCGCCTACGGCAGCGGTGAGGAACAGGTCGCCGGGCGGATCCGGGAGGGTTTCCGCGCCGACCTCACGGTGTTCCGCGGCGACCCGCTGACCGTGCCGGCCGAGGAACTGGCGGACCTGCCGGTCGAGCTGACCGTGGTCGCGGGCCGGGTCGCGCACCGGGCCGGGTAG
- a CDS encoding aminotransferase-like domain-containing protein gives MSDDSSARIAAGVRDWVAAAAPGAKLPSTRALVARYAASPVTVQKALRTLAAQGLIESRPGVGTFVRAVRTTRPNDYGWQTAALGSPGFRATQRSTALRTTPNDVIALHSGYPDRELLPERLVRAAFTRAARGDAAVTRPPTAGLPELQAWFATELGAFGGAPPSPGEVVVFPGSQSALCTVFRALVGPERPLLVESPTYWGALLAAAQSGVRVVPVPSSAHGPDPDELARAFSRTGARAFYAQPNFANPTGAQWSPDLAEKVLDVVRRHGAFLVEDDWAHDFGITADPVPLAARDDGGHVVYLRSLTKSVSPAVRVAGIVARGPARERILADVEAVSMYVSGVLQAVALDVVTQPAWRTHRRDSRHRLAARRDLMVAALHEHVPAARLEAVPHGGLNLWVRLPDGTDLARLVRDCDAAGVVVAPGNEWFPAEPTGAYLRLNYSGPNPGAFPDGVRTVGSALARQT, from the coding sequence ATGTCGGACGATAGCAGTGCACGGATCGCGGCCGGCGTGCGCGACTGGGTCGCGGCCGCCGCGCCGGGTGCGAAGCTGCCCTCCACGCGCGCCCTGGTCGCGCGGTACGCGGCGAGCCCGGTCACCGTGCAGAAGGCGCTGCGGACCCTGGCCGCCCAAGGTCTGATCGAAAGCCGGCCTGGCGTGGGAACTTTCGTGCGCGCGGTGCGCACGACCCGCCCGAACGACTACGGCTGGCAGACCGCGGCGCTCGGCTCGCCCGGCTTCCGGGCCACCCAACGCTCCACGGCGCTGCGGACCACCCCGAACGACGTGATCGCGTTGCACTCCGGCTACCCGGACCGGGAACTGCTACCCGAACGGCTCGTCCGGGCCGCGTTCACCCGGGCCGCGCGCGGTGACGCCGCCGTCACCCGACCGCCGACCGCGGGACTCCCGGAGTTGCAGGCGTGGTTCGCCACCGAGCTGGGCGCGTTCGGCGGTGCTCCCCCGTCACCCGGCGAGGTCGTCGTCTTCCCCGGCAGCCAGAGCGCGCTGTGCACCGTCTTCCGCGCCCTCGTCGGCCCGGAGCGCCCCCTGCTGGTGGAGTCCCCGACCTACTGGGGCGCGCTGCTGGCCGCCGCGCAGTCGGGCGTGCGGGTCGTGCCCGTGCCGAGCAGTGCGCACGGGCCCGACCCGGACGAGCTGGCCCGCGCGTTCTCCCGGACCGGGGCGCGGGCGTTCTACGCCCAGCCGAACTTCGCCAACCCCACCGGGGCGCAGTGGTCGCCCGACCTGGCCGAGAAGGTGCTCGACGTCGTGCGCCGGCACGGGGCCTTCCTGGTCGAGGACGACTGGGCGCACGACTTCGGCATCACCGCCGACCCGGTCCCGCTCGCCGCCCGCGACGACGGCGGGCACGTCGTCTACCTGCGCTCGTTGACCAAGAGCGTCTCGCCGGCGGTGCGGGTGGCCGGGATCGTCGCCCGCGGCCCGGCCCGGGAGCGGATCCTGGCCGACGTCGAGGCGGTGTCCATGTACGTCAGCGGCGTGCTCCAGGCGGTGGCGCTGGACGTGGTCACCCAGCCCGCCTGGCGGACCCACCGGCGCGACTCGCGCCACCGGCTCGCCGCCCGCCGTGACCTGATGGTCGCGGCCCTGCACGAGCACGTCCCGGCCGCCCGGCTGGAGGCCGTGCCGCACGGCGGGCTCAACCTCTGGGTGCGCCTGCCCGACGGCACCGACCTGGCCCGGCTGGTCCGCGACTGCGACGCCGCCGGCGTGGTGGTCGCACCCGGCAACGAGTGGTTCCCGGCCGAACCGACCGGCGCCTACCTGCGGCTCAACTACTCCGGCCCGAACCCCGGCGCCTTCCCCGACGGCGTCCGTACCGTCGGGAGTGCGCTGGCCCGGCAGACCTGA
- a CDS encoding helix-turn-helix domain-containing protein, with protein MIGELHQGTPPLTDRERDVLRCLAKGYDNREIADTLGIAVRTVNRHLENIRAKLGHRRRSD; from the coding sequence CTGATCGGCGAACTCCACCAGGGCACCCCGCCGCTCACCGACCGCGAGCGGGACGTCCTGCGCTGCCTGGCCAAGGGTTACGACAACCGCGAGATCGCCGACACCCTGGGCATCGCGGTCCGCACGGTCAACCGCCACCTGGAGAACATCCGCGCGAAACTGGGCCACCGCCGCCGGTCCGACTGA
- a CDS encoding phage holin family protein has product MSETSTSDLVRDVTRQTSRLVREEIRLAVAEISEKGKHVGLGVGLMGAAGVLAWFGVGTVVAGLVLTLALVLPAWAAAFVVAALVFLVAGVLVLLGRKQVTEGTPPLPEEAIEGVKRDISTVTERAHR; this is encoded by the coding sequence GTGTCCGAGACGTCGACCAGTGACCTGGTGCGCGACGTGACTCGGCAGACGAGTCGGTTGGTGCGTGAGGAGATCCGGCTCGCCGTGGCCGAGATCAGCGAGAAGGGCAAGCACGTCGGGCTCGGCGTCGGGTTGATGGGTGCCGCCGGGGTGCTCGCGTGGTTCGGCGTCGGCACGGTCGTCGCCGGGCTGGTGCTGACCCTCGCCCTGGTGCTGCCCGCCTGGGCGGCGGCCTTCGTGGTGGCCGCGCTGGTCTTCCTCGTGGCCGGCGTGCTCGTGCTGCTGGGCCGCAAGCAGGTCACCGAAGGGACGCCGCCGCTGCCGGAGGAAGCCATCGAAGGCGTGAAGCGGGACATTTCGACCGTGACGGAGAGGGCGCACCGATGA